Part of the Shewanella eurypsychrophilus genome is shown below.
AGTGGGAAATGCCTGAGTGATATCTGGAATATCGCAGGCCTTATGGGTCAGATGTGAATGAGTGACCTCACATGCAGATTCCTCTGCGAGCCGCCGCAAGTACATCTGACCGCCATGTCATCGAAGCTCTCAGTCGCATCTACACCTGCTATGGTTTCGAGAAAGTCATCTCTTCGATTGGAGCTTAAAGGTGCTAGCTAAACACGTTTTTGGACAAAAATGTGATGACTTGTCGGATCACAAGTTACTTAAATATCTATTGAATTGGTTTCATTAGGCTAACTTTGTATTGGATTATTTTCAGGTAAACATAATTTCATTGTTACCTATTGCCTGCAGCAGGCTTAAGTGCAAACACTTCTGCGACACGGCGTGAATATATCCCTATAGCCTCGGCCATGACGTCCATGTCATGGACGGTCACAGCCGCGTTCACACCTGGTAATTTATTTCTTCGATTTGGGTTTTACAGTTTGGGTTTACAGTTTGGGTTTACTGTTAGTAACTCACTTTTGGACAGAAACCACTTAGAGTATTGATTCTAGTTAACCTGTATTGGATTAGAATAAGTATCTGATTTTACTCTTCCCCCAAATAGCTAAAGGTCAAGCTATTCACCACGGTGAATATGACGTAGTCATAAGCAATGAACGAGAGGCTGGGAGCCGAACTGGCTGTTAAACATGGATGTTGTTGGACATCGAGGCCCCGGAGAAGATCTAAATCTAAAGTCCTGCTCTCTAAACCTTAGTATTAAATTTTTTGCGCTCTAAATCTTTACCTCCGTGTTCTCCGTGTAGCGCAGCGCTCCGTGGTGAGAACGCTGTTTGTTTTCGTTAAGTATCAAACCAAAGCTAATCCTCACGGCGGAGGAAAAAGGGCATGAGGCATGGAGTAGGATGAGGGAAAGGAATTAGTTCAGTTAAATTCTATGGGTGTCCACTTAACGTGATTGTATAAAACCAATCTAGACAGCATTGCAATTGAGTTTAAATCAATGCCTTACCCATATTTATCATTACTAGCTTTGATAGTGTTATGTGATGACGAGGCCATCTTTTTATTATGGCTGGCTTGATAAATTTTGTTGTTAGTGAAAAGGGTCGAAAGGTGGGTCGTGGGATTAGGAAATGTAGGGTAATCAAATAAAGTTTACACTGACCCCACATATCTCCATATCAGACCCCACATCTCTATAACTCCCATCCTGCTTTCAGTTTATACAAAGTTCTTGCTCCACCTTTTGGTGTGGTTTCTTCGTGTATATCAAAGATTTCACTGGCTTGGATAAGTTTTTTTAGTGAGCTGTAACCATGCTTCTCTTTCATTTTCTCAAACTCTTCCGGTGCATGTTCCTTGATTAGGTGGCCAGCTGAACTAATTAAAGCCCACCCATCTTCTCTACTCATTTTAGTGGCGATATCTCCAAGCATAAGTACTAAACGGCTTTGCCTTAAAAAGGAGAGTTCTAGATCTTTCCTTCCTTCTTCCGATTGAAAGTAAGCAACCATTTCTTTACGTCCATCATTTATTGCCTTGGCCGTTGCTTTTAAACGATTAATCTCAAGCCTGATCTTGTCACTCTGCTCATCAAGTTCCTTACTCAATGCCCTGCAACTTTGAGCGGATTGCATATCAAAACGTGGTAACAAATGATGAATAAGGTCATTTCGCTCAGTAACTAACTGAGCTAAGGCTTCCTTTCTACTTTTATAGTAATCATCATCACATTCAATCCTAAAATTAAATGAAAAGTATGCTTCATCCATTTCTTCTAGTTCGGTTGATTGTGTATCTGATTCAGGATTTGAATTTTCAACATACTGCCCAACCAAAGTTCCCATCGTCTGCTTATTAACTTTGTTTTCCTGTGCTTCTTTAAGTGTTTTTAACTCACTTGCAAAGCCTACCAGGTTACCATTAGCTACTACAAATTTTAGCAGTTGCTCGAGCTGTTGAAAAAGGACCACGTTCCGTCCAACCTTCCTTAATACATCATCAACAAATTCTTCGTTTTTCAAATGTTATCAATCCTTTTCATTCTGTCATCAAAGGTGAATTGTACTGTTTATCCTTGAACACTCTAACAAAAAAGGCCTTTTGAAGGTTCTATGGATGATTAGTCCCACTACACCTCTAGTTCTAGCTATACGCGACGATTCGATGTGTAACGTTAAATAATGGTAAATCCAATAGCTTCTAATTGCTTCCTTTCTGATAGCTTGAGAGTTTTTACAACCCAAATCAGAAGTTCTTTTGGCCGTGATGACGCAACATATGCAAATCTTGCAGCTTCACTATCGGCGAACAAAGGGTCGTAGCGAATAAGGTCAAATATTCTTGTAAACCATCAAGTGTAGATGCTGCTGCGAGCTTCCAAAACATGGATGTTTTGGTAGAGCCCTGAGGAATCCCCTGATGATTTTCTAACAAATCAATTAAATAGGATGAACTTACACCTTGAGTATGATCTGATGAAGGTGCGAACAAACATCAAACTCAGGAGCTCAAGGTGCAAGTGCTGTCTATCCTACATCAATCTCTATATGAACACTGTCCAGAAATTCACCTAAAGCGTCTCAATTCTCTCATGCTAGCTTGCCAAGCACTCGTCGACTCAGATGAGTTAACCCTGACTTCACTTGGACGGCATATCAATAACAGCGCGACACATACTAAGCACTCCATTAAGCGTATGGATAGATTACTTGGGAACCACCACCTTCACAGTGAAAGGATTGCTGTCTACCGCTGGCATGCCAAGTGGCTGATTTGTAATAACACTATGCCCACAGTGCTAGTTGATTGGTCTGATATGAAAGAGGGGCGAGAGCTAATTGCGCTTAGAGCATCAATTGCGTTAAAAGGCCGCTCAATCACACTCTATGAGCGAACATTTCCACTCGCTCTTCAAGGAACACAGCAGGCTCATAACCAGTTTTTACATGAGTTGAGCAGAGTGCTCCCAAAGTCTGTTACTCCACTCATCGTGACCGATGCTGGATATAGAAACCCTTGGTTTAGAGAGGTTGAAAAACTCGGCTGGTATTGGCTAGGACGCGCTCGAGGGTTAAGTGTTTATAGACCTCACCCGAATGGCCGCCAAATATCATTAAAGGAGCTGTACCCATCAGCTTCAAGCCGAGCTAAACATATAGGGCGGGTTGCGCTATCGGTTAAAAAACCGTTGTTATGCGAGCTGGTATTATTTAAGGAGCGCTCTAAAGGGCGCAAAGGGCAAAGAAGTACGACAACCGACTGTCATCACACAGCTCAATGGACCTATGAGCGAACAGCCAAAGAACCCTGGGCGTTGGTAACAAACCTAACGATGGAAGCTATGCCGCCCAAGAAGCTAGTTAATATCTATCGTAAACGCATGCAGATAGAGGAGACATTTCGAGATTTTAAAAGCCCCGCGTACGGGTTCAGCTTACGCCACAGCCGGACAAGAAGTGCGGCTAGGATGGATATTTTGCTACTAATCGCTTTGCTTGTTCAGCTCACATTTTGGTGGGTAGGACTTTTTGGGGTGACGAATAAATTACAGAGGCAATTTCAAGCTAACACGGTAAAAACACGCCGTGTGCTATCTATAGTAAGGATGGGGAAAGAGTTACTAAGGCGAAGGAAATATTACAAAATGTCCGATAAAGACATATTAGAAGCAATGAGGCAGTTATCGGAATTATCAAGGTCTCACGGTTGCTGGGGCGCTGAATTATGAGGGGATCCTACAGGGTAGAGCCCACACGGACGTGCTTGCGGCGTTTCGCAGAAGTATCTGCACATGCCTCGCCGGCCAGGCGGTAGGTTACATTGAAAGTACGACCTTCAAACACACTAGCCAACAACTGCTGGATTCCGGCTTAAAAGATCTGCCGGAATGACAAAAGAGCCAGCTTCAACCAAGTAAACAACACATAAAATGTAATCAGCCTTCATTCGAAGGCAAGCACACTTTGGGGCATAAACGTGTTACCAATTAAAGCTTAGGCTTACCAATAAAATCCAAATCGAAGAAACAAATAACCCAGTGTAGATGCAGCTGCGGACTTCGGCTTCAAGGATGAAGCCGCAGAGCGTATAGGGATATATTCACAGCGTTTCGCAGAAGTAGCTGCACATGCCTCGCCGGACAGGCGTTAGGTTACATTGAAAGTACGACCTTCAAACACACTAGCCAACAACTGCTGGATTCCGGCTCAAAAGATCTGCCGGAATGACAAAAGAGCCAGCTTCAACTAAGTAAACAACACATAAAATGTAACCAGTCTTCATTCGAAGGCTAGCAAACTTTGGGGCATAAGTGAGTTACGGAACACTAGCCATAACCACAATCGAAGAAACAAATAACCCAGTGTAGATGCAGCTGCGGACGTTGATGGCAGGGTGAGGTATCACGAAGTGATACTCTTTGAACGAGAGGCAGGGTTGTCGAACTGGCTGTAATACATGGAAGTAGTTGGAAATCGCAGAGCTCACAAGGCCAAAAATGTTCCATACATTTTTCGGCATTCCCACCATCCATGGCGGTCAGAAGTGCTTGCGGCGTTTCGCAGAAGCATCTGCACATCCCCCGCTGGGAAGCGATAGATAACCATGAAGGTACGACCTTCAATCACAAATCCCAATACGAATTAAGCCAAGTTAATCGAACAGAAAATGTAACCAGTCTTCATTCTAAGGCTGGCTCACCTTTGGGTAGAAATAAGTTAGCTGCTCAACCTATAAAGGTAAATCGAAGATATAACTTTTCTTGTAAATCAGCCAATGTAAATGCGGCTACGAACCTAGAGTTCTGGACGCCGAAATGAGACTATGGCAGCTAACAGATATACCGAAATAGACTTGGATTTAAAATGAAAGACGTACCCACAACCATCAGCTTTTTTGAAATGCTGACTCCCTTTGTGGCTTCGGGAAAAAAGACCATCACCATTCGCGATGAGTCAGAGTGTCATTATGTGCCGGGTACTCAGGTCGAGGTGTTTACCTTAGAGACCAATATTAAGGTTTGCGATATCATCATTGAGTCGGTTGAGCCGATTCTATTCAGCGAAATTAATGAGTTCCATGCAGAGCAAGAGTACCTTGAACTGCCCAAGCTCAAAGAGATAATAAGAGGTGTTTATCCCAATACAGAGCAGCTCTATGTTATCTCTTACAAGTTGGTTTAACTGAGCAATAGCGACAAAGTAAAAGATTATTTGGTCACCATTTTTCTAATTTTCTCAGCAAGTTCTTCATCAGTCAGGTCCGATGACGGTGGTGTCACTATGCCAACTTGAACTGCTGGGCGCGCAGCTATTTCGTTTATCCAGCGCTCAAGGTGATCGAGCCCCGAGATATCGACGCCACTCCATTCAAAGATACGCACCCAAGGCCAGGTCGACATATCGGCGATAGTGTAATCATTTCCCGCTAGGTAGCGGTTATCAGAGAGTTGGTTATTCATCACTTCGAATAATCGACGGCTCTCATTTTGGTAGCGCTCGATAGCTGTGGGGATCTTCTCCGGCAGGTAACGGTAGAAGACATTGGCCTGTCCCATCATAGGACCGACTCCCCCCATTTGAAACATCAGCCATTGTAGTGTTGTAGATCGTTTATTGGGGTTCGCAGGGAGAAATTTGCCCGTCTTTTCTGCCAAGTAGATGAGGATAGCGCCAGACTCAAATACAGCGAAGTCATTATTGTCTCTATCGATGATTGCCGGGATACGGCCGTTAGGATTGATTGCCAGAAATTCAGGGTTTTTCTGTTCGCCCATCATCAAGTCTAAATGATGCACTCGATATTCGAGACCCATCTCCTCTAGCGCAATAGATATTTTATGGCCATTGGGGGTGGCGGCTGTATATAAGTCGATCATAAAAACTCCTAAATATATGCTGTTAGCGTCTTACTATGGACCTGCCTCATGATGTATTTATTACGACATACTTGTTTTAGTAATCCAGATCTAGGGCAAAGCACAGGTATCCCATCAACTTTTGAGTCTGTTTAAATTCATTCGCACACCATGAGACGAATTCTGTGTCCGTTATCTGTTTTGCATCTATCGGCTTGATGGCGATGAAGTCTTTACGCTTTAATTCATCTAGCATGGGATGGTTCTTGTCATATCCCCTTGGTGGGCGGATCAGCGTGCTGCCCTCCATTTCAAAGCCCGCTTCTCTTAACTGAATCAGCGCTTTTTTATAGGCGTTGGGGTTTTCATCTATGCAGGTGCGTAGTTTGCTTAATGCTTTCGAGTCTGGATGCCAAATGCCAGCGCCTAAGAAGCAGCCCTCATTGGCGATATGCAGATACAAGCCCGGTGCGTGAACATCTTTGCCCTGAAAGTGACGAAATTGAACGCCAACATTGGTTTTATAGGGTGTTTTATCCTTACTAAAGCGCGCATCACGCTGGGGGCGCATTAAGCTACCGCCCACTTTTTTGGCTGTAGCAGTTAAGCGAGGCGAAAGCGCTAAGACATGTGGTCGCATCGCTTCGATAAAGTGAAGTGCAGGTGTGCGAACCTCATTCTCATATTGAGCTTGATTTGCCTTAAACCATTCTCTGTCGTTATTGGTCGCCAGCTGCGAAAGAAAAGCAAAGCTCTTAGGAGTAAACATAGGGAAAATCTTCATCAAGAACATTAATAGTGAAATTAACATAGGGCTAGCAAGATTGGGAGGGGATTAGCATCAGGCTGGCAAATGGTTATCGCTTATTTTTGTTTATCTATTTTGGCGTGCTTATGTTTTTTGGCTAGTGGTGGTAAGCGCTAAATTTACATTCGTTATACTTATGTTGCCAACTTGTTGTTGCCTCGATCTTCTGTTAGCTTCGGAATCGTGAAGCGAACGAAAACCCTGCTAAAGGTAATAGTCGTAGCCGATAGTATGGTCAAAGTTTCATTATTCAACAGTTTGATAAGTAACAGTAACTCTATACTAAAAATATAACGGAGAAACTTATGCAGTTATCTAAAATTGCTGGCGCAATCATGGCCCTGACCGTGGGTGTGTCTACAAGTGTGAACGCAGATGATGATCGATATATCATTCAAGTCGACAATAACAATAAAGGTGTGGTTAAAGCGCTAGCAAATCAACTCGGAGGCCAGCTTCATGTCGATGGTAATGGCTTTATTTCAGCAACGTTCACAGGAAAAGATCTGTCCCAAGTGAAAGGGCTGCTTAATAACCCACATATTAAGTTAGTCGAAGTGGATCAACGTCGTCATCTTATGTCTGCCTATAGTGACGATGCCGGCAACCCTATGACACAGCAAGTCACGCCCTATGCCGTGTATCAATCTCAAGCCGATCAAGTTGGATTCAATGCCAGCGCAGGCATGAAAGTCTGTATTATCGATTCGGGTCTCGATGCGAGTAACAGTGATTTTCAGTGGAATAATATCAGTGGCGATAATGACTCAGGTACAGGAAACTGGAATGAGAATGGTGGCCCACATGGCACGCACGTAGCGGGCACCAT
Proteins encoded:
- a CDS encoding OST-HTH/LOTUS domain-containing protein codes for the protein MKNEEFVDDVLRKVGRNVVLFQQLEQLLKFVVANGNLVGFASELKTLKEAQENKVNKQTMGTLVGQYVENSNPESDTQSTELEEMDEAYFSFNFRIECDDDYYKSRKEALAQLVTERNDLIHHLLPRFDMQSAQSCRALSKELDEQSDKIRLEINRLKATAKAINDGRKEMVAYFQSEEGRKDLELSFLRQSRLVLMLGDIATKMSREDGWALISSAGHLIKEHAPEEFEKMKEKHGYSSLKKLIQASEIFDIHEETTPKGGARTLYKLKAGWEL
- a CDS encoding glutathione S-transferase family protein; translated protein: MIDLYTAATPNGHKISIALEEMGLEYRVHHLDLMMGEQKNPEFLAINPNGRIPAIIDRDNNDFAVFESGAILIYLAEKTGKFLPANPNKRSTTLQWLMFQMGGVGPMMGQANVFYRYLPEKIPTAIERYQNESRRLFEVMNNQLSDNRYLAGNDYTIADMSTWPWVRIFEWSGVDISGLDHLERWINEIAARPAVQVGIVTPPSSDLTDEELAEKIRKMVTK
- the yqfB gene encoding N(4)-acetylcytidine aminohydrolase codes for the protein MKDVPTTISFFEMLTPFVASGKKTITIRDESECHYVPGTQVEVFTLETNIKVCDIIIESVEPILFSEINEFHAEQEYLELPKLKEIIRGVYPNTEQLYVISYKLV
- a CDS encoding IS4 family transposase codes for the protein MQVLSILHQSLYEHCPEIHLKRLNSLMLACQALVDSDELTLTSLGRHINNSATHTKHSIKRMDRLLGNHHLHSERIAVYRWHAKWLICNNTMPTVLVDWSDMKEGRELIALRASIALKGRSITLYERTFPLALQGTQQAHNQFLHELSRVLPKSVTPLIVTDAGYRNPWFREVEKLGWYWLGRARGLSVYRPHPNGRQISLKELYPSASSRAKHIGRVALSVKKPLLCELVLFKERSKGRKGQRSTTTDCHHTAQWTYERTAKEPWALVTNLTMEAMPPKKLVNIYRKRMQIEETFRDFKSPAYGFSLRHSRTRSAARMDILLLIALLVQLTFWWVGLFGVTNKLQRQFQANTVKTRRVLSIVRMGKELLRRRKYYKMSDKDILEAMRQLSELSRSHGCWGAEL
- a CDS encoding DUF2461 domain-containing protein; translation: MFTPKSFAFLSQLATNNDREWFKANQAQYENEVRTPALHFIEAMRPHVLALSPRLTATAKKVGGSLMRPQRDARFSKDKTPYKTNVGVQFRHFQGKDVHAPGLYLHIANEGCFLGAGIWHPDSKALSKLRTCIDENPNAYKKALIQLREAGFEMEGSTLIRPPRGYDKNHPMLDELKRKDFIAIKPIDAKQITDTEFVSWCANEFKQTQKLMGYLCFALDLDY